A genomic window from Nitrospiria bacterium includes:
- the infC gene encoding translation initiation factor IF-3: protein MAVKQRVNNEIRVREVRVIGVEGEQLGVLPTREAIAKAAEQGFDLVEVAPTSQPPVCRIMDYGKFKYEQNKKLHAMKQHQKTTHVKEIKLRPHTDKHDLDFKIRHIREFLQASDKVKVTMMFRGREMVYLDAGKMTLAKVIESVNDIGIIEQQPRLEGRNMILILSPKPQTA from the coding sequence ATCGCGGTCAAACAGCGTGTCAATAACGAAATCCGGGTTCGGGAAGTCCGGGTCATCGGGGTCGAGGGAGAACAGCTCGGCGTCCTGCCGACGCGGGAGGCCATCGCCAAGGCCGCCGAACAGGGCTTCGATCTGGTGGAGGTGGCGCCGACGTCTCAGCCGCCCGTCTGTCGTATTATGGATTACGGAAAATTCAAATACGAACAGAACAAGAAACTCCATGCGATGAAACAGCATCAGAAGACGACGCATGTGAAAGAGATCAAATTGAGGCCCCACACGGACAAACACGATCTGGATTTCAAGATTCGTCATATTCGCGAATTTTTGCAGGCCAGTGATAAAGTCAAAGTGACGATGATGTTCCGGGGCCGGGAAATGGTGTACCTCGACGCCGGCAAGATGACCCTGGCCAAGGTCATCGAGTCCGTGAACGATATCGGAATCATTGAACAACAACCCCGACTGGAAGGGCGCAACATGATCTTGATCCTGTCGCCCAAACCCCAAACCGCCTAA
- the rpmI gene encoding 50S ribosomal protein L35 — protein sequence MPKLKSHKGVAKRFKRTGTGKIKHKQTGKSHLLTHKTRSRKRHLRASGLVSKADQQTVKRLLPYS from the coding sequence ATGCCAAAGCTAAAATCGCACAAAGGGGTGGCCAAACGGTTCAAGCGAACCGGAACCGGCAAGATCAAACACAAGCAAACCGGTAAGAGCCATCTGTTGACTCACAAAACCCGGTCCCGGAAGCGGCACCTCAGGGCCTCCGGGCTGGTTTCGAAGGCCGATCAACAGACGGTCAAACGCCTGTTGCCGTATTCCTAA
- the rplT gene encoding 50S ribosomal protein L20 — MPRAKGGPKTRARRKGRLKLAKGFYGGKHRLFRTATELVDKGRQYAYRDRRQRKRDFRRLWIVRINAAVSNHGLSYSKFMAGLKKAGIGLDRKVLADLAITDPQGFAKIAETAKSKLAAA; from the coding sequence ATGCCACGCGCAAAAGGAGGTCCAAAAACAAGAGCACGCCGAAAAGGCCGGCTGAAACTGGCCAAAGGGTTTTACGGCGGGAAACACCGTCTTTTCCGGACGGCGACGGAGCTGGTGGACAAAGGCCGGCAATATGCCTATCGCGACCGGCGGCAACGGAAACGGGATTTTCGCCGTCTTTGGATCGTGCGGATCAACGCCGCCGTGTCCAATCACGGGCTGTCTTACTCGAAATTCATGGCCGGATTGAAAAAGGCCGGCATCGGGCTCGATCGAAAAGTCCTGGCCGATCTGGCCATCACGGATCCGCAGGGTTTTGCGAAGATCGCGGAAACGGCGAAGTCCAAGCTGGCCGCGGCTTAG
- the pheT gene encoding phenylalanine--tRNA ligase subunit beta: MPTIQVKMKDLESLLGRSLTLAELADRLPLVKGEIKEHDESTGKLKLELNDTNRPDLWCVEGVARQIKTHLRRRGVPYPFYGGKRKPAAVIEVSPPLKSVRPYIGACIARGLSIDGEALVQLIQTQEKLSESFGRKRHLVSIGLYRLARIAFPVTYKTVQPDGARFVPLGSESSMTPAEILKEHPKGKTYAGILSGAAAYPLLADREDKVLSFPPIINSREVGEVRVGDRDLFVEVTGTDLRMVILTVNILAANLADRGAGIDPVEVRYPYATDYGRKITMPAVLARPMEMTLDHLSAALGEAIEAPTAVSTLKAYGYTVRTRGRRLTVSVPAYRDDLLHPVDVVEDFAISRGYESFESEMPTEFTLGGLSSIEQVSDRVRESMIGMGFQEVISNILTNREESVDRMSLSDMQADLVLVENVMSQTYSALRSSLVPSLLRVEAASSKSFYPHRIFEAGETALTDGNAPEGTRTLLKLAALIAHPAANFSELHSCLDLLMYYMGGIYQLEPASHPSFIEGRVGKIVAGGRDLGLIGELHPQVLANWQIAMPCAVFELALDFPPEGSLIQAPQS; this comes from the coding sequence ATGCCGACAATTCAGGTCAAGATGAAGGATCTTGAAAGTCTGCTCGGCCGCTCCCTGACGCTTGCAGAACTGGCCGACCGGCTGCCCTTGGTCAAAGGCGAGATCAAGGAGCACGATGAATCGACCGGAAAGCTGAAGCTCGAGCTGAACGATACGAACCGGCCGGATCTGTGGTGTGTGGAGGGCGTGGCCCGGCAGATCAAGACGCATCTGCGGAGGAGAGGCGTTCCGTATCCCTTCTACGGCGGCAAGAGGAAACCCGCGGCCGTCATTGAGGTCTCGCCTCCCTTGAAAAGCGTCCGACCGTACATCGGAGCCTGCATCGCGCGCGGCCTGTCCATCGACGGGGAAGCGCTGGTCCAGCTGATCCAGACCCAGGAAAAGCTGAGCGAGAGTTTCGGACGGAAACGTCACCTGGTTTCGATCGGTCTTTATCGACTGGCCCGGATCGCTTTTCCCGTCACGTACAAAACGGTTCAGCCCGACGGAGCCCGGTTCGTCCCGCTCGGGTCCGAATCGTCGATGACCCCGGCCGAGATCTTGAAGGAGCATCCCAAGGGAAAAACCTACGCCGGGATCTTATCCGGGGCGGCCGCCTATCCGTTGTTGGCCGACCGGGAAGACAAGGTTCTCTCATTCCCGCCGATCATCAACAGCCGCGAGGTCGGCGAAGTGCGGGTCGGGGACCGCGATCTGTTTGTCGAAGTCACCGGGACCGATCTTCGCATGGTGATCCTGACCGTGAATATCTTGGCGGCGAATCTCGCCGACCGGGGCGCCGGGATCGACCCGGTCGAGGTCCGTTATCCTTATGCCACGGATTACGGACGAAAGATTACGATGCCGGCCGTGTTGGCGAGGCCGATGGAAATGACGCTGGACCATCTGAGCGCGGCTTTGGGGGAAGCGATCGAGGCCCCGACGGCCGTTTCGACCCTGAAGGCCTACGGATACACCGTTCGGACCCGCGGTCGCCGCCTGACCGTGTCGGTGCCGGCTTACCGGGATGATTTGCTTCATCCGGTGGATGTGGTGGAGGATTTTGCGATCAGCCGGGGCTATGAAAGCTTTGAATCCGAGATGCCGACCGAATTTACGCTCGGAGGGCTTTCGTCCATCGAACAGGTCTCGGATCGGGTCAGGGAATCCATGATCGGAATGGGTTTCCAGGAAGTGATCTCAAATATCCTGACGAATCGGGAAGAATCGGTCGACCGGATGTCCCTCTCCGATATGCAAGCGGATCTGGTCCTGGTTGAAAACGTGATGTCGCAGACCTACTCGGCCTTACGGAGCAGCCTTGTCCCTTCTCTGTTGCGGGTGGAGGCCGCCAGCTCGAAGAGCTTCTATCCCCACCGGATCTTCGAGGCGGGCGAAACGGCCCTCACGGACGGGAACGCGCCCGAGGGAACACGAACCCTGCTGAAACTGGCCGCGCTGATCGCCCATCCGGCGGCCAACTTTTCGGAGCTTCATTCCTGTCTGGACCTGTTGATGTACTATATGGGCGGGATCTATCAATTGGAGCCCGCCTCCCATCCCTCCTTCATCGAGGGACGGGTCGGAAAGATCGTGGCCGGGGGCCGTGACCTTGGGTTGATCGGCGAACTTCATCCGCAGGTCCTCGCGAACTGGCAAATCGCGATGCCCTGCGCGGTTTTTGAGCTGGCATTGGACTTTCCGCCCGAAGGATCGCTGATACAGGCCCCTCAATCGTAG
- a CDS encoding phenylalanine--tRNA ligase subunit alpha, whose translation MSQDIAQLLSGLHPLERKVLAMLKVRAALWDHELIRETALDESRLSMALGWLITKGVIKVEDERVTRFSSITELGRKYADHELPEQRILDRLKAGQQVTVKDLSRLEDLESSEVSTVLGNLRSKDHETVRMGPGGILEPTGASLPSMIESVLPGLLRRLRSAAGALDESELSAEEKHLLDDCLEKQWKTRGVIKRTEKKSKRLALTELGRGLVERWTPEAAGADEIAQLTPELLKDGAWRGKSFRKYNIGLKPARTAAGRKHPYREFLDSVKTRLVSMGFQEMRGPLVESEFWNSDALFMPQFHPARDIHDVYFVDRPKRVGSLPEPYAAQVAKTHESGWKTGSRGWRYAFDPERAKRLVLRSQGTAVSARTLAASPRIPGKYFSIARCFRYDLVDATHAPDFFQVEGIALGEKITFRTLLGLLKLFATEMAHATEIKYLPAYFPYTEPSVEMHVKHPRLGWMELGGAGLFRPEVTSPLGVKVPVIAWGLGLDRMAMVALGIGDIRDLFSSDLDLIRTRRARP comes from the coding sequence ATGTCGCAGGACATCGCACAGCTTCTATCCGGTCTGCATCCGCTCGAGCGCAAAGTGCTCGCGATGCTCAAGGTCCGTGCGGCATTATGGGACCATGAATTGATCCGGGAAACCGCCCTGGACGAGTCCCGCCTTTCGATGGCCCTGGGGTGGCTCATCACCAAAGGGGTGATCAAGGTCGAAGATGAAAGGGTGACGCGGTTCTCATCCATTACAGAGCTTGGCCGCAAATATGCGGACCATGAATTGCCGGAACAACGAATTCTCGACAGGCTGAAAGCGGGCCAGCAGGTTACGGTAAAGGACCTGTCCCGGCTTGAGGATCTGGAGTCCTCCGAAGTCAGCACGGTCTTGGGAAATCTGCGAAGCAAAGATCATGAAACGGTTCGGATGGGACCGGGCGGGATCCTGGAGCCGACGGGCGCATCGTTGCCGTCGATGATTGAATCGGTGCTTCCGGGCCTATTAAGGCGCTTGCGGTCCGCCGCAGGGGCGCTCGATGAATCGGAATTGTCGGCCGAGGAAAAGCATCTACTTGATGATTGTCTTGAAAAGCAGTGGAAGACCCGGGGGGTCATAAAGCGAACCGAGAAAAAATCCAAGCGCCTGGCTCTGACTGAATTGGGACGCGGCCTCGTCGAACGATGGACCCCCGAAGCGGCCGGGGCCGATGAAATCGCCCAACTCACGCCGGAGTTGCTCAAGGACGGAGCGTGGCGGGGGAAGTCCTTCCGAAAATATAATATCGGCCTCAAGCCCGCCCGGACGGCCGCCGGGCGAAAGCATCCCTATCGGGAGTTTCTCGACAGCGTCAAGACCCGGCTGGTCTCGATGGGCTTTCAGGAAATGCGCGGGCCGCTGGTCGAATCGGAGTTCTGGAACAGCGACGCGCTGTTCATGCCCCAATTTCACCCGGCGCGGGATATTCACGACGTCTATTTCGTCGATCGTCCCAAAAGGGTCGGGTCCCTCCCCGAACCCTATGCGGCCCAGGTCGCCAAAACGCACGAGTCGGGCTGGAAAACCGGCTCGCGCGGATGGCGCTACGCTTTCGATCCCGAAAGAGCCAAGCGCCTCGTCCTCCGGAGTCAGGGGACGGCCGTCTCGGCCCGGACCCTGGCGGCCTCTCCCCGAATCCCCGGAAAATATTTCTCGATCGCCCGCTGCTTCCGCTACGATCTGGTCGATGCGACCCATGCGCCCGATTTCTTCCAGGTCGAGGGGATCGCCCTGGGCGAGAAGATCACATTCCGGACGTTGTTGGGTCTGTTAAAACTGTTTGCGACCGAAATGGCGCATGCGACGGAAATCAAATACCTGCCGGCCTATTTTCCCTACACCGAGCCGTCGGTCGAGATGCATGTCAAGCATCCCCGCCTGGGCTGGATGGAGCTGGGCGGAGCGGGCCTGTTCCGTCCGGAGGTCACGTCGCCGCTCGGAGTCAAAGTCCCCGTGATTGCCTGGGGGCTGGGTCTGGACCGGATGGCGATGGTCGCGCTGGGCATCGGGGACATCCGCGATCTTTTCTCGAGCGATCTGGACCTGATCCGGACCAGGCGGGCGAGGCCCTAA
- a CDS encoding DUF3187 family protein translates to MGRILNVRDINGVIRGNLFRELIGLWRMKLCLLFFCALWGWGPDRFSLAEPYVDGGGPFPNRNYNPVQLLFLSLPSEKATTLPRDSFEVSLEVAESNTILSESTPQVDATLKFETFRSALHLKYGFTDRAEIGLEIPFYYRNGGFLDPFIMSVEHDFGTLNPDRIKFHDGSFGGYAIIQDGTVIVSGQDHQAGVGDVSLSGKYLVLQEGPATPAAALRVAVKFSTGDLEKAFGSGKSDFGLGLVLQKSLGRRWLFYLNQSVVLPGGDFGPTDLTLRAIYSAALAAEFMWTPSFSLVGQLDYYNSPFHGTGARVLDNGVFESVWGINYRFKSRILFQLFGIENFANPEGAAADFTLGTNIGYRF, encoded by the coding sequence ATGGGGCGAATCCTGAACGTTCGTGATATCAACGGGGTTATCAGGGGAAATCTGTTCCGGGAGCTCATCGGCCTCTGGCGTATGAAGTTATGTCTTCTTTTCTTCTGCGCCCTGTGGGGCTGGGGACCGGATCGGTTTTCCTTGGCCGAACCGTATGTGGATGGAGGCGGGCCTTTTCCCAACCGAAACTACAATCCCGTCCAGCTCTTATTTCTCTCCCTTCCATCTGAAAAAGCCACAACGCTGCCCCGCGATTCGTTTGAGGTAAGCCTCGAGGTGGCCGAGAGCAACACCATACTGAGTGAATCGACCCCGCAGGTCGATGCCACGCTGAAATTTGAAACGTTCCGTTCGGCCCTGCACCTCAAGTATGGTTTCACGGATCGGGCGGAGATCGGCCTGGAAATTCCGTTTTATTACAGAAACGGGGGATTTCTGGATCCCTTTATAATGAGCGTGGAACACGACTTCGGCACGCTTAACCCGGATCGCATCAAATTTCACGACGGTTCATTCGGAGGCTATGCCATCATACAGGACGGAACGGTTATCGTATCGGGCCAGGATCATCAAGCGGGGGTGGGGGATGTGTCCTTGAGCGGCAAATATCTCGTCCTCCAGGAGGGGCCCGCAACCCCGGCCGCGGCGCTGCGAGTCGCCGTTAAATTTTCGACGGGGGATTTAGAAAAGGCTTTCGGTTCGGGAAAGTCGGATTTCGGCCTGGGACTTGTGCTCCAGAAAAGCTTGGGCCGTCGGTGGCTCTTTTATTTAAATCAAAGCGTGGTCCTCCCGGGCGGCGATTTTGGTCCGACCGATCTGACGCTGAGGGCGATTTATTCCGCCGCGCTGGCCGCCGAGTTTATGTGGACACCTTCCTTTTCCCTTGTCGGGCAATTGGATTATTATAACTCTCCCTTTCACGGAACGGGGGCCCGCGTGCTGGATAATGGAGTGTTTGAATCCGTTTGGGGAATTAATTATCGCTTCAAGTCCCGCATCCTCTTCCAACTGTTCGGAATCGAAAACTTCGCGAATCCGGAAGGCGCCGCGGCGGACTTTACCCTGGGCACGAATATTGGGTATCGGTTTTAG
- the arsC gene encoding arsenate reductase (glutaredoxin) (This arsenate reductase requires both glutathione and glutaredoxin to convert arsenate to arsenite, after which the efflux transporter formed by ArsA and ArsB can extrude the arsenite from the cell, providing resistance.) — MADVTIYHNPRCGTSRKTLDLIRKKGIEPKVVEYLKTPPTEKELDAILKLLGMDPRELLRTKEEVYKRLKLENPKLSRAALIAAMVRHPILIQRPIVLSKGRAALGRPPENVEQIL, encoded by the coding sequence ATGGCCGACGTAACGATTTACCATAATCCGCGCTGCGGAACGTCCCGTAAGACATTGGATCTGATCCGGAAGAAGGGGATCGAGCCGAAGGTCGTCGAGTACCTCAAGACGCCCCCGACCGAGAAAGAACTCGACGCGATCTTGAAGCTTCTCGGGATGGATCCGCGGGAGCTGCTTCGGACGAAGGAGGAGGTCTACAAGAGACTGAAACTGGAAAACCCGAAACTCTCCCGCGCCGCCCTGATCGCGGCGATGGTCCGGCATCCGATCCTGATCCAGCGGCCGATCGTGCTCTCCAAAGGTCGCGCCGCTCTGGGTCGGCCCCCTGAAAATGTTGAACAAATCCTGTAA
- a CDS encoding kelch repeat-containing protein, with protein MPTWRTGLGVGVLNGILYAVGGDDIVCNGSTCVGDFLPTVEAYDPATNKWTAKPPMPTARSGLAVGVVNVNGHDILYAIGGSDGVSTLATVEAYDPVANSWTPRASMSTGRYGLGVGVVNGRIYAVGGVIAPSPPAPVEEYNPGTDTWVSKTMMPTERILLGVGVANDILYAVGGSTDGSNNLSTVEAFDPGTDTWTPETSMPTARGGLAVGENDGIIYAVGGQLPDIQPGDTVPKRLEAYNPATNTWTALDPMPTGRTLLAAGVVNGILYAVGGDDQGTVETFTPSIP; from the coding sequence TGCAACGGTTCTACCTGCGTCGGAGATTTTCTCCCGACCGTCGAGGCCTACGATCCAGCGACGAACAAATGGACCGCGAAGCCCCCGATGCCAACCGCACGGTCGGGGCTGGCCGTCGGGGTCGTCAATGTCAATGGCCATGACATCCTCTATGCGATCGGAGGGAGCGATGGAGTGAGCACTCTTGCTACTGTCGAAGCCTACGATCCTGTGGCCAATAGTTGGACACCCAGGGCTTCGATGTCCACGGGGCGATATGGCCTGGGGGTCGGTGTGGTGAATGGCCGGATCTATGCTGTTGGGGGTGTCATCGCACCCAGCCCGCCGGCACCGGTCGAGGAATACAATCCCGGGACCGACACCTGGGTATCGAAGACCATGATGCCGACCGAGCGGATTTTGCTCGGGGTCGGCGTGGCGAACGATATCCTATATGCCGTTGGAGGAAGCACCGACGGTTCAAATAATCTTTCGACGGTCGAGGCCTTCGATCCAGGGACGGACACGTGGACCCCCGAGACCTCGATGCCCACCGCACGAGGCGGACTGGCCGTTGGGGAAAACGACGGGATTATTTACGCCGTTGGAGGCCAATTGCCGGATATCCAGCCCGGCGACACGGTGCCGAAAAGGCTCGAGGCCTATAATCCGGCGACGAATACCTGGACCGCCCTGGACCCGATGCCCACCGGAAGGACCTTGCTGGCGGCCGGCGTGGTGAACGGGATCCTTTATGCCGTTGGAGGAGACGATCAAGGAACGGTCGAGACCTTTACACCGTCGATTCCATAA